A genomic stretch from Fodinibius salinus includes:
- the rplM gene encoding 50S ribosomal protein L13, protein MDTNSYKTYSAKPSDIEKKWVLVDAEGHALGRVASKVATLLRGKHKPEFTPHMDTGDNVVVINASKVKLSGKKMKQKEYFSYSGYPGSESFTSAEEMLEHKPEIVIQKAVNGMLPKNKLSNKLMTNMRVYAGPVHEQEAQQPEKIEL, encoded by the coding sequence GTGGATACAAATAGTTACAAGACCTACTCCGCTAAACCGAGTGACATCGAAAAGAAATGGGTTCTTGTTGATGCCGAAGGCCATGCTCTCGGACGCGTAGCTTCTAAAGTAGCAACGCTTTTGCGAGGCAAGCATAAGCCTGAATTTACTCCGCACATGGATACCGGTGATAATGTTGTAGTCATCAATGCCAGCAAGGTAAAATTGAGTGGCAAGAAGATGAAACAAAAAGAATATTTTAGTTATTCCGGCTATCCTGGCAGTGAAAGTTTTACTTCGGCTGAAGAGATGCTGGAGCATAAACCAGAAATCGTTATTCAAAAAGCCGTTAATGGCATGTTGCCTAAAAATAAACTTAGCAACAAACTGATGACGAACATGCGTGTTTATGCAGGTCCGGTTCATGAACAAGAAGCACAACAACCAGAAAAAATCGAGCTTTAA
- the frr gene encoding ribosome recycling factor yields the protein MIPPALQDIITSAGKKMDEAVKHYRKELSHIRAGKAQPSILEDIKVDYYGSRTPLNQLANVSAPEARLLTVQPFDQSALEDIEKAIMSAGLGLNPNNDGNIIRIPLPILSEERRKELVDRVNELGEEARISVRNTRRDANNEVEKKVKNESLPEDSLYEAEEEIQQLTDMHTEEIEELSEKKEEEIMTV from the coding sequence ATGATTCCTCCAGCATTACAAGATATTATTACTTCTGCCGGCAAAAAGATGGATGAAGCCGTCAAACACTATCGAAAAGAGCTTTCCCACATACGTGCCGGAAAGGCTCAACCATCTATTTTGGAAGATATTAAAGTTGATTATTACGGGTCACGAACGCCTTTAAATCAGCTTGCAAACGTAAGTGCTCCAGAGGCTCGACTCTTAACAGTACAACCTTTTGACCAATCCGCTCTTGAAGATATTGAAAAAGCAATTATGTCAGCAGGACTGGGCTTAAATCCCAATAATGACGGTAATATTATTCGGATCCCTCTTCCCATTTTGTCTGAAGAACGTCGAAAAGAGCTGGTAGATCGAGTAAACGAGTTAGGAGAAGAGGCACGAATTTCTGTTCGCAATACTCGTCGTGATGCCAATAACGAAGTTGAGAAAAAAGTTAAGAACGAATCACTTCCTGAAGATTCTCTTTATGAAGCAGAAGAGGAAATTCAGCAGCTTACCGATATGCATACCGAAGAAATTGAGGAATTGTCTGAAAAGAAAGAAGAAGAAATCATGACAGTGTAA
- the smc gene encoding chromosome segregation protein SMC: MYISELELQGFKSFANKTNVSFDKGITAIVGPNGCGKSNIVDAMRWVLGEQRPTLLRSSSMANVIFNGTAKKNALGMAEASLTFVNNKGLLPTEYNEVTISRRLYRSGESEYLINGTTCRLKDITELFMDTGMSSDAYSVIELKMVEEILNDKNNDRRKLFEEAAGITSYKEKRKKTFRKLDQTQEDLQRVEDILVEVRKKANSLKKQAEKAEKAEKYKKELEQLDKALNKHEYTQVKEELEPLEERIDNADKEKKEILAKANKLEEDSESARKILNEKERAQSKAQRRVGQIHSKIRDAETNLQITNEKISNKKSVIEQYTSDIEQSKEDLKDLREAFEDSKKKLDSFDGDLQKAKQNLKESKERYSEIQQKYSEKNNELTNLEEAFSQANEDLNELQTKRIKIESQLENTEGEIKRIRQEVKDLKEEISIFQGEKKKLAQKRDEAESKRDEQQKTLEKKRSKRKELSEKENELKDQIRSQKSNLDSVESEIDLLRNIADSKEAFPSSVQFLLEEHAEQFSLLDVVSNLLSTDQEHAVALEAALGDALNYVVVETLENAHRAAELLKENDMGQATLIPLDRLASSYETISGSLVSAVDSKSQFKPLTELLLGNVKVFNSIDKAFSAVADNDVVGVTFDGEVISPNQFLKSGSQNKNAGIRVGLQDKIETLQEKAESITTDIEDSKNELQNVQEQYQSIDINAAEQKLEDRQQKLRNIESKISSFDQKIEIYEKNIAELKNRQNDLNSNENQSQEELAKLDPKQEELQQKLKNLHEQQEEKKQVLKELEEERSIAQERYNDAQLKHQDLKNKVENHERDIQRAEEGIKNLKKRLKIRSQKTEEAKESIEKHKSNIDQLEDKLESLKEQKKKADQKLEQAEESAGKQRGRINEIEKELKEVRRRKEVNMELVHHLAMSKEKYEMQIENLSDHIWETYGVLMDQVEEELPEDTEPDEAKERIGWLKQKLNKIGDVNPLAIEEYEEEKERLDFYEEQVGDLRQAAEELRETIEEINKTATERFDKTFEKIRVNFQKVFHTLFNDDDYCDLVIDEEAEDPLDATIEIEANPKGKRPSTINQLSGGEKTLTAIALLFAIYLVKPSPFCVLDEVDAPLDDANIERFSAMIKQFSEDTQFIIITHNKKTMSKAEMMYGVTMPETGVSQLVGVKLDEVAEV; the protein is encoded by the coding sequence ATGTATATATCCGAACTTGAACTTCAGGGATTTAAGAGTTTTGCAAACAAGACCAATGTATCTTTTGATAAAGGTATAACAGCCATTGTTGGACCCAATGGATGTGGCAAATCTAACATCGTTGATGCTATGCGGTGGGTACTTGGCGAACAACGCCCTACCCTGCTTCGCTCATCAAGTATGGCCAACGTCATCTTTAACGGTACTGCCAAAAAGAACGCCCTTGGCATGGCTGAAGCCTCACTTACCTTCGTTAACAACAAGGGATTGCTACCAACCGAATATAATGAAGTAACCATTAGTCGTCGCCTGTACCGATCTGGAGAAAGTGAATACCTGATTAATGGTACTACCTGTCGGTTAAAAGATATAACCGAACTTTTTATGGATACCGGTATGAGTTCGGATGCTTATTCGGTAATTGAACTGAAGATGGTTGAGGAAATACTCAATGACAAAAACAATGACCGGCGAAAACTTTTTGAGGAAGCCGCCGGCATTACAAGCTACAAAGAAAAACGAAAGAAAACTTTTCGTAAGCTAGATCAGACGCAGGAAGATCTGCAGCGCGTGGAAGATATTTTAGTAGAAGTTCGGAAAAAGGCAAACTCCCTTAAAAAACAAGCTGAAAAAGCTGAAAAAGCTGAGAAATACAAGAAAGAACTCGAACAGCTTGATAAGGCACTCAATAAGCACGAATACACCCAGGTCAAAGAAGAACTAGAACCGCTTGAAGAACGTATTGACAATGCGGACAAAGAGAAAAAAGAAATACTGGCAAAAGCTAATAAACTGGAAGAAGATTCCGAATCTGCTCGTAAAATTTTAAATGAGAAAGAACGTGCACAGTCAAAAGCACAGCGACGTGTTGGTCAGATCCACTCGAAAATTCGGGATGCTGAAACAAATCTGCAGATTACAAATGAGAAAATAAGCAATAAAAAGAGCGTCATTGAGCAGTACACCAGCGATATTGAGCAAAGCAAAGAAGATTTAAAAGATCTGCGCGAAGCTTTCGAAGACAGCAAAAAAAAGCTGGATAGTTTTGACGGTGACCTTCAAAAAGCGAAACAAAATCTTAAAGAATCAAAGGAGCGTTATTCTGAAATTCAGCAAAAATATTCTGAAAAAAATAACGAACTAACTAATCTGGAAGAGGCTTTTTCGCAGGCAAACGAAGATCTCAATGAGCTGCAAACAAAACGCATAAAAATCGAATCACAGCTGGAAAATACCGAAGGCGAAATAAAACGTATTCGGCAGGAAGTTAAAGACCTCAAAGAAGAAATTTCCATCTTTCAGGGAGAGAAAAAGAAACTAGCTCAGAAACGTGATGAGGCTGAATCTAAACGGGATGAACAACAAAAAACTCTGGAAAAAAAACGTAGCAAACGCAAAGAACTTTCTGAAAAAGAAAACGAGCTTAAGGACCAAATTCGGAGTCAAAAAAGTAATTTGGACTCTGTAGAATCTGAAATCGACCTTCTTCGTAATATTGCTGATTCTAAAGAAGCTTTCCCTTCAAGTGTTCAGTTTTTGCTTGAAGAACACGCAGAACAATTTTCTCTGCTTGATGTAGTTTCGAATTTACTTTCAACAGATCAAGAACATGCCGTAGCCCTGGAGGCTGCACTTGGTGATGCACTAAATTACGTAGTCGTTGAAACACTTGAAAATGCCCATAGAGCAGCTGAATTGTTAAAGGAGAATGATATGGGGCAGGCCACACTTATCCCCCTTGATAGGCTTGCCAGCAGCTATGAAACCATTTCTGGATCGCTGGTGAGTGCAGTTGATTCTAAATCTCAGTTTAAGCCGCTGACTGAGCTTTTGCTGGGTAATGTTAAGGTGTTTAACTCCATAGATAAGGCATTCTCAGCTGTTGCGGATAACGATGTGGTAGGCGTTACGTTTGATGGTGAAGTGATTAGCCCCAATCAGTTTCTAAAAAGTGGAAGCCAAAATAAAAATGCCGGTATCCGAGTAGGGCTACAAGACAAAATTGAAACACTGCAGGAGAAGGCAGAATCAATTACAACTGATATTGAAGATTCTAAAAATGAACTACAAAATGTTCAGGAACAATATCAGTCTATCGATATAAATGCTGCTGAGCAAAAGCTGGAGGATCGACAGCAAAAATTACGCAACATTGAAAGCAAGATCAGTAGTTTTGATCAAAAAATTGAAATCTACGAGAAAAATATTGCTGAACTGAAAAACCGGCAAAATGATCTAAACAGTAATGAAAATCAATCGCAAGAAGAACTAGCCAAACTGGATCCCAAGCAAGAAGAACTGCAACAAAAGCTGAAAAACCTGCACGAACAGCAGGAAGAGAAGAAGCAGGTACTAAAGGAGCTCGAAGAAGAGCGATCAATTGCACAAGAACGGTACAATGACGCACAGCTGAAGCATCAGGATCTGAAAAATAAAGTTGAAAATCATGAGCGCGACATCCAGCGGGCAGAAGAAGGCATAAAGAATCTCAAGAAGCGGCTAAAAATTCGGTCACAAAAAACTGAAGAAGCCAAAGAGTCGATCGAAAAGCATAAATCTAATATTGACCAGCTCGAAGACAAGCTCGAATCATTAAAAGAACAGAAAAAGAAAGCAGATCAAAAACTTGAACAGGCTGAAGAATCTGCCGGCAAGCAGCGCGGGCGCATTAATGAAATAGAAAAAGAACTCAAGGAGGTGCGCCGCCGCAAAGAGGTAAATATGGAGCTTGTACATCACTTGGCGATGTCGAAGGAAAAGTACGAGATGCAGATCGAAAATCTCTCTGACCACATCTGGGAAACCTATGGTGTACTCATGGACCAGGTAGAAGAAGAACTGCCTGAAGATACCGAACCCGATGAAGCTAAAGAACGTATCGGCTGGCTTAAGCAGAAGCTTAACAAGATCGGCGATGTTAACCCACTGGCAATTGAAGAATATGAAGAAGAAAAGGAACGCCTGGACTTTTATGAGGAACAGGTTGGGGATCTACGACAAGCAGCCGAAGAGTTGCGCGAAACTATTGAAGAGATCAACAAAACGGCAACCGAGCGGTTTGATAAAACCTTTGAAAAAATCCGAGTGAACTTTCAAAAAGTATTTCACACCCTCTTTAATGACGATGACTACTGTGACCTTGTAATTGACGAGGAGGCCGAAGATCCGCTGGATGCAACCATCGAAATTGAGGCCAATCCCAAGGGCAAGCGTCCCTCTACCATTAACCAACTTTCGGGCGGCGAAAAAACGCTTACGGCTATTGCCCTGTTATTTGCCATCTACTTGGTAAAGCCGTCGCCCTTTTGTGTGCTTGACGAGGTGGATGCTCCGCTCGATGATGCCAATATTGAACGCTTTTCGGCGATGATTAAACAGTTTAGCGAAGATACTCAGTTCATCATCATTACCCACAACAAGAAAACCATG
- the rpsB gene encoding 30S ribosomal protein S2, translating into MPTTPDLDKLLESGAHFGHLTRRWNPKMKEYIFMERNGIHIIDLKKTQKFFQEALEEVTKLARAGKTILFVGTKKQSQDIIKTEAIRCGMPYVTHRWLGGMLTNFSTVKKSISRMEEIERMSNDGTFEELTKKEALMLEREQDKLEQTLGGIANMGRLPGAIFIVDTIKENIALNEAVNLNIPIVAMVDTNSDPDIPDYIIPCNDDSARTIQLISSKVADAIIEGNAERESHSDEKMMEKAAENVKKAEAQEVKTKTKATGKRRSRRNKDDENGGSDSSDQSDQEE; encoded by the coding sequence ATGCCAACTACACCTGATTTAGATAAACTTTTAGAGTCGGGCGCCCACTTTGGACACTTGACCCGGCGATGGAATCCCAAAATGAAGGAATATATCTTCATGGAACGCAACGGGATTCATATTATCGACCTCAAAAAAACACAAAAGTTTTTCCAAGAAGCACTGGAAGAAGTTACCAAACTTGCCCGTGCAGGAAAGACCATCCTTTTTGTAGGTACGAAAAAACAATCACAAGACATTATTAAAACCGAGGCTATTCGATGCGGCATGCCCTATGTAACTCATCGGTGGTTAGGTGGTATGCTCACTAACTTCTCTACGGTAAAGAAGAGTATCTCCCGGATGGAAGAGATTGAGCGTATGAGTAACGACGGTACGTTTGAAGAGCTTACCAAAAAAGAGGCCTTGATGCTCGAACGTGAGCAAGACAAGCTGGAGCAAACACTTGGTGGCATTGCCAACATGGGACGTTTGCCCGGAGCCATCTTTATTGTTGATACTATTAAAGAAAATATTGCTCTTAATGAGGCCGTTAACCTCAATATTCCCATTGTTGCAATGGTCGACACTAACAGTGATCCCGATATACCGGATTACATTATTCCCTGCAATGATGATTCTGCTCGTACCATTCAGCTTATTTCCTCAAAAGTAGCTGATGCTATTATTGAAGGTAATGCTGAACGCGAATCACACAGCGACGAAAAGATGATGGAAAAGGCTGCTGAAAATGTAAAGAAAGCCGAGGCTCAAGAAGTAAAAACCAAAACGAAAGCTACCGGCAAGCGTCGCTCTCGTCGCAATAAGGACGATGAAAATGGGGGTTCGGATTCTTCTGACCAATCTGATCAGGAAGAATAA
- the acnA gene encoding aconitate hydratase AcnA: MNKENKFAQTRVSFDTGSGKADMYSLQKLEEMGYGKMEKLPFTIRVLLESVLREYDGHAFTEDDIKSLANYNAKDPQGEIPFKPSRVVLQDFTGVPAVVDLAALRSAMDRMGGAPTSINPKVPVDLVIDHSVQVDEFGQEYAFMHNVEKEFERNRERYEFLKWGQKAFDNFRVVPPGRGIVHQVNLEYLAKGTFAREEEDGSTIVYPDTLVGTDSHTTMINGLGILGWGVGGIEAEAAMLGQPIYMLVPEVVGMKLTGELREGVTATDLTLTVTEMLRKHGVVGKFVEFYGDGLGSMSLPDRATIANMSPEYGATMGFFPMDEEAMRYMRATGRDPKHVELVERYMKEQGLYRTQDTPDPEFSSTLELDLSTVETSLAGPKLPHDRITLPNMKSTFENSLTSDDPTMGFNLEQEKLANKGTFKNGQEIEMTHGDVVIAAITSCTNTSNPSVMLGAGIVAKKALEKGLEVPPYVKTSLAPGSRVVTEYLEEAGLTNYMDKLGFNLVGYGCTTCIGNSGPLPQPVEEAVKEGDLIVAGVLSGNRNFEGRIHPYVKANYLASPPLVVAYALAGTVDIDLQKEPIGQDKDGNDVYLKDIWPTADEIAEHLDSAIRPELFEEQYGDIFESEEWDEIPIGGGDLYEWKEESTYIQEPPFFMDMGEEPDPITSIEGARALVKVGDSITTDHISPAGNIKEDSPAGEYLKDHGVKHKDFNSYGSRRGNDRVMTRGTFANVRFKNQLAPGKEGGYTNYFPEDEITTIFDAATRYKEDGTPLVALAGKQYGTGSSRDWAAKGTDLLGVEVVIATSYERIHRSNLVGMGVLPLQFKEGESADSLGLDGSEEFTIHLSDDLKAQDTVKVEATKPNGETISFETECRIDTPVEIDYYRNGGILHYVLREYHNANS, encoded by the coding sequence ATGAACAAGGAAAATAAGTTTGCCCAAACGCGAGTGTCTTTTGATACAGGATCCGGCAAAGCCGATATGTACAGCTTGCAGAAGCTGGAAGAGATGGGTTATGGAAAAATGGAAAAGCTTCCATTCACAATCCGAGTATTGCTTGAATCAGTACTTAGAGAATATGACGGTCATGCGTTTACCGAAGATGACATTAAAAGTTTAGCTAATTATAATGCAAAAGATCCGCAGGGGGAAATTCCTTTTAAGCCTTCACGTGTGGTACTGCAAGATTTTACAGGAGTCCCTGCTGTTGTTGATCTAGCTGCACTTCGTTCTGCGATGGATCGCATGGGCGGAGCTCCAACTTCTATCAACCCAAAGGTGCCGGTTGATCTTGTGATCGATCACTCGGTACAGGTTGATGAGTTTGGGCAAGAATATGCTTTCATGCATAACGTGGAAAAAGAATTTGAGCGTAATCGCGAGCGCTATGAGTTCTTGAAGTGGGGACAAAAAGCGTTTGATAACTTTCGGGTTGTGCCTCCCGGGCGCGGAATTGTGCATCAAGTAAATCTTGAGTACTTGGCTAAAGGAACATTTGCCCGTGAAGAAGAGGATGGTTCTACTATTGTATATCCTGATACTTTGGTGGGTACAGATTCTCACACCACTATGATTAATGGTCTCGGTATTCTTGGCTGGGGCGTTGGTGGTATTGAAGCAGAAGCAGCTATGTTGGGACAACCTATATATATGTTGGTCCCTGAAGTTGTAGGAATGAAGCTGACCGGAGAACTGAGAGAAGGTGTTACGGCTACCGATCTTACCTTGACGGTAACCGAGATGCTGCGTAAGCATGGTGTAGTTGGTAAGTTTGTTGAGTTTTACGGTGACGGTCTCGGGAGCATGAGTCTGCCTGATCGTGCCACCATTGCTAATATGTCTCCTGAGTACGGTGCAACAATGGGCTTCTTTCCTATGGATGAAGAGGCCATGCGCTATATGCGTGCAACAGGTCGAGATCCTAAACATGTGGAGCTGGTAGAGCGATATATGAAGGAGCAGGGGTTGTATCGCACGCAAGATACTCCTGATCCGGAATTCTCCAGCACGCTTGAGCTGGACCTAAGCACAGTGGAAACATCACTTGCCGGACCCAAGCTTCCGCATGATCGTATTACCCTGCCAAATATGAAATCTACTTTTGAAAATAGTCTTACCAGTGACGATCCAACAATGGGGTTTAACCTGGAGCAAGAAAAACTGGCTAACAAAGGTACATTTAAAAATGGTCAGGAAATAGAAATGACCCATGGTGATGTTGTTATTGCTGCTATTACTTCTTGTACCAACACTTCTAATCCAAGTGTAATGTTAGGTGCGGGAATTGTGGCCAAAAAAGCCTTGGAAAAAGGGTTGGAAGTTCCTCCATATGTGAAGACTTCATTGGCTCCCGGATCACGAGTAGTAACAGAATATTTGGAAGAGGCCGGCTTAACCAACTATATGGATAAGCTTGGATTTAACCTCGTTGGGTATGGATGCACCACTTGTATCGGTAACTCAGGACCACTGCCACAGCCTGTAGAAGAGGCGGTAAAAGAAGGTGATTTGATTGTTGCCGGTGTGCTATCCGGAAACCGAAACTTCGAAGGTCGTATTCATCCATATGTGAAAGCTAATTACTTGGCTTCTCCGCCATTGGTTGTAGCCTATGCTCTTGCCGGCACAGTTGATATCGATCTGCAGAAAGAGCCGATAGGACAAGATAAAGATGGCAATGATGTTTATCTCAAAGACATTTGGCCGACAGCAGATGAAATAGCAGAACATCTTGATAGTGCTATCCGTCCTGAGCTCTTCGAAGAGCAGTATGGTGATATCTTTGAATCTGAAGAATGGGATGAAATTCCTATTGGCGGAGGTGACCTCTACGAATGGAAGGAGGAATCTACCTATATTCAAGAGCCTCCATTCTTTATGGATATGGGAGAAGAACCAGATCCGATTACTTCTATTGAAGGAGCACGAGCGCTCGTTAAGGTGGGAGACTCTATTACAACCGATCATATTTCACCTGCCGGTAATATTAAAGAAGACAGTCCGGCTGGTGAATATTTAAAAGATCACGGAGTGAAGCATAAAGACTTCAACTCTTACGGATCTCGTCGCGGTAACGATCGAGTTATGACTCGGGGTACCTTTGCCAATGTTCGGTTTAAAAACCAGCTTGCGCCCGGGAAAGAGGGGGGATACACAAATTACTTCCCTGAAGATGAGATCACGACCATTTTTGATGCTGCCACCCGATACAAAGAAGATGGTACTCCGCTCGTTGCTCTTGCCGGTAAGCAGTATGGTACGGGCTCATCTCGAGACTGGGCTGCCAAAGGTACCGACCTGTTGGGAGTTGAAGTAGTAATAGCAACTTCTTACGAACGTATCCACCGATCTAACTTGGTAGGTATGGGCGTATTGCCACTGCAGTTCAAAGAAGGCGAATCGGCTGATAGTCTTGGTCTTGATGGATCAGAAGAATTTACTATCCATCTGTCGGATGACCTGAAAGCACAGGATACAGTAAAAGTAGAAGCTACCAAGCCAAATGGAGAAACGATCTCTTTTGAAACGGAGTGCCGTATCGATACGCCGGTCGAAATTGACTATTATCGTAATGGGGGTATCCTGCATTATGTATTGCGAGAATACCATAATGCAAACTCTTGA
- the tsf gene encoding translation elongation factor Ts — MSISAKDVKKLREQTGAGMMDCKKALQEANGDFEEATDILRKKGQQLSEKRADREANQGLIVSRVSDDGKKAAALEINCETDFVARNDDFQDRAQQFIDIVFENEVESVDALMDIEIDGLSVSQHLKEMVGKIGEKIKISRIVFAETDGYYISYIHPGNQLGVLVEFEDAISDEKIGRNIAMQVAAMDPVAVTRDGVDSSVVEQELEIAKDQLLNEGKSEEIAEKAAQGKLRKFYEQNVLLEQKFVKDNSLTVENYLDENDTPLVKSFHRLQLGNDS; from the coding sequence ATGAGTATTTCTGCAAAAGACGTAAAAAAGCTCCGTGAACAAACTGGGGCTGGCATGATGGACTGTAAAAAAGCTCTTCAAGAGGCAAACGGCGATTTTGAAGAAGCTACGGATATCCTCCGCAAAAAAGGACAACAACTCTCTGAAAAAAGAGCCGATCGCGAAGCCAACCAAGGACTTATTGTTTCGCGCGTAAGTGATGACGGTAAAAAAGCAGCCGCACTCGAAATTAACTGCGAAACAGATTTTGTTGCCCGCAATGACGATTTTCAAGATCGCGCGCAGCAATTTATTGATATTGTATTCGAAAACGAGGTGGAGTCCGTTGATGCCCTGATGGATATTGAAATTGACGGCCTCAGCGTTTCGCAACATCTTAAAGAGATGGTTGGTAAAATTGGTGAAAAAATTAAAATTAGCCGCATAGTTTTTGCCGAGACTGACGGATACTATATCTCATACATCCATCCCGGAAATCAACTGGGCGTACTTGTCGAATTCGAGGATGCTATTAGTGATGAAAAAATTGGCCGAAACATAGCTATGCAGGTTGCCGCAATGGATCCTGTAGCTGTAACTCGTGACGGCGTTGACAGCTCAGTGGTAGAACAAGAGCTCGAAATTGCGAAAGATCAACTACTCAATGAAGGTAAAAGCGAAGAAATAGCTGAAAAAGCAGCGCAAGGTAAACTTCGCAAGTTTTACGAGCAAAACGTTCTGCTGGAACAAAAGTTTGTTAAGGACAACAGCTTAACGGTCGAAAACTATCTGGACGAAAATGACACCCCGTTGGTCAAGTCCTTCCATCGACTCCAACTGGGTAATGATTCCTAA
- a CDS encoding response regulator: MDYKLLIIDDDDMMHFMLDKLLGEDYELVHAKDAQEGIDIISNEVVNLLLVDIHMPSVSGLDFLEALGDDSQKEQIPVLIMTAEPTAEKAQSAADLGAADFIDKTEFIQDKDQIRERIQMKLVTDVEVPHMDHKTFNKKKLVSKLMDEVLVGDFISSSRKLFTELMTHFSVDFVSFWTFNNKQPNLIISLGTELLHNYGPDEFKKEHSLKYVFKNRKPYYTNNVYRDELGISKELSQEEELPAEIGIPLFALTDKELIKNNKKIPPKTKIFGMVILKRNQLFTTKEYKAISRLVIQSGTILWRLFKQI, from the coding sequence ATGGATTATAAATTATTGATTATTGACGACGATGATATGATGCATTTTATGTTAGACAAGCTGCTTGGTGAGGACTACGAGCTTGTTCATGCAAAAGATGCACAGGAAGGTATAGATATCATCTCTAATGAGGTTGTCAACCTTTTACTTGTGGATATCCACATGCCCAGCGTTTCTGGATTGGATTTCTTGGAAGCACTCGGTGATGATTCACAAAAAGAGCAAATTCCCGTACTAATAATGACCGCCGAGCCCACCGCAGAAAAAGCCCAATCAGCGGCGGATCTGGGAGCGGCTGATTTTATCGATAAAACTGAATTTATCCAAGACAAGGATCAGATTCGGGAACGAATTCAAATGAAACTGGTTACCGACGTTGAGGTCCCGCACATGGACCATAAGACCTTCAACAAAAAGAAACTGGTTTCCAAGCTGATGGATGAAGTCCTCGTAGGTGACTTTATCTCTTCGTCCCGCAAGCTATTCACGGAATTGATGACTCATTTTTCCGTTGATTTTGTTTCTTTTTGGACATTTAACAATAAACAACCAAACTTGATCATATCTTTGGGTACGGAGTTGCTACATAACTACGGTCCTGATGAATTTAAAAAGGAGCATTCCCTCAAATATGTATTTAAGAATCGTAAACCGTACTACACAAATAATGTTTACAGAGATGAACTAGGCATCTCCAAAGAATTATCCCAAGAAGAAGAGTTACCTGCCGAAATTGGTATTCCGTTGTTTGCCTTAACTGACAAAGAGCTCATAAAGAACAACAAGAAGATTCCACCTAAAACAAAAATTTTTGGGATGGTAATCTTAAAAAGAAATCAGCTGTTTACAACCAAAGAGTATAAAGCAATCTCACGACTAGTGATACAGTCTGGTACAATTCTGTGGCGTCTTTTTAAACAAATTTAA
- the rpsI gene encoding 30S ribosomal protein S9 produces MEQKNFIGRRKTSTARLYIQPGSGEFQVNKRSLDEYFQTQARRNVASLPLDVTESNDQFDIKVTVRGGGVTGQSGAIQHALARALDDHNEEWHDVLKAHDLLTRDDRMVERKKYGQPGARKKFQFSKR; encoded by the coding sequence ATGGAACAAAAAAATTTCATCGGAAGAAGAAAGACTTCTACAGCGCGACTGTATATTCAACCGGGATCGGGAGAATTTCAAGTCAACAAGCGATCATTGGATGAATATTTTCAAACACAGGCACGTCGTAATGTGGCTTCTTTGCCACTGGATGTGACCGAATCCAATGATCAGTTTGACATTAAAGTAACCGTTCGCGGCGGTGGTGTTACCGGTCAGTCCGGTGCCATCCAACATGCTCTCGCACGCGCTCTTGATGATCACAATGAAGAGTGGCACGACGTCTTAAAAGCACATGATTTGCTTACGCGAGACGATCGCATGGTAGAACGCAAGAAATATGGACAACCTGGTGCTCGTAAAAAGTTCCAGTTCTCCAAGCGTTAA
- the pyrH gene encoding UMP kinase produces MAQDYDRVLLKLSGEALLGEQGHGIDGDILTQYAEEIKSIHDEGFEASVVVGGGNIFRGVKGATEGMDRVQGDYMGMLATMINSMALQDALERMGVHTRLMSAIRMEEIAEPYIRRRAIRHLEKGRVVIFGAGTGNPYFTTDTAASLRAIEIEAEVILKGTRVDGIFDSDPEKNPDAEKFQTIPGEEVLSRRLDIMDMTAFTLCRENETPIIVFDMNKVGNLKKVLMGNTSVGSKVVWDDS; encoded by the coding sequence GTGGCACAGGACTACGATCGCGTTTTATTAAAACTTAGTGGTGAAGCACTCTTAGGTGAACAGGGACACGGAATTGATGGTGATATTCTTACTCAGTATGCCGAAGAAATAAAATCTATCCATGATGAAGGTTTTGAAGCATCCGTTGTGGTAGGTGGTGGTAATATTTTTCGCGGAGTAAAAGGTGCAACTGAAGGCATGGACCGCGTACAGGGTGACTATATGGGCATGCTTGCTACGATGATTAACAGCATGGCCCTACAAGATGCTCTCGAACGGATGGGCGTCCACACCCGCTTGATGTCGGCTATACGAATGGAAGAAATTGCTGAACCCTATATCCGCCGACGCGCTATTCGTCACCTTGAAAAGGGGCGCGTGGTTATCTTTGGTGCCGGAACGGGTAATCCTTATTTCACCACAGACACAGCAGCTTCCTTGCGAGCTATAGAAATTGAAGCTGAAGTAATTCTTAAGGGTACACGGGTGGATGGCATTTTTGATTCTGATCCAGAAAAAAATCCCGATGCCGAAAAGTTTCAGACTATTCCCGGCGAAGAGGTCCTCAGCCGCCGCCTCGATATTATGGATATGACAGCCTTTACCTTGTGTCGAGAAAATGAAACACCCATCATTGTTTTTGACATGAATAAAGTAGGAAACCTTAAAAAAGTTCTAATGGGTAATACCTCCGTAGGATCAAAGGTAGTTTGGGATGATTCCTAG